One Micromonospora sp. WMMD1120 genomic region harbors:
- a CDS encoding TetR family transcriptional regulator → MLDACAELVDEVGYEGLTTTLLAERAEVAIGSVYQFFPDKRAIVQALTLRTMESYLQRLDERFASDEMTHWWDGVDAGIDEYITMHRTVPGFRTLHFGDVVDLHLLDEQRDNNGVIADQLARVLTERFGLTDVPQLRFVLEIAVEAADALIKLAFRRKSDGDERVLQEAKALIREYLHRQVDGSDADRSATATPAEVTQPA, encoded by the coding sequence ATGTTGGATGCCTGCGCCGAGCTCGTCGACGAGGTGGGGTACGAGGGCCTGACCACTACCCTGCTCGCCGAGCGTGCCGAAGTGGCGATCGGGTCCGTATACCAGTTCTTCCCGGACAAGCGGGCCATCGTGCAGGCGTTGACCCTGCGCACGATGGAGTCCTACCTGCAACGCCTCGACGAGCGGTTCGCCTCCGACGAGATGACCCACTGGTGGGACGGCGTCGACGCGGGGATCGACGAGTACATCACGATGCACCGCACCGTCCCCGGCTTCCGTACGCTGCACTTCGGCGACGTGGTCGACCTGCACCTGCTCGACGAGCAGCGGGACAACAACGGGGTGATCGCCGACCAGTTGGCCCGGGTGCTCACCGAACGTTTCGGGCTCACCGACGTGCCTCAGCTCCGCTTCGTGCTGGAGATCGCGGTCGAGGCGGCGGACGCGCTGATCAAGCTCGCGTTCCGGCGCAAGTCCGACGGCGACGAGCGGGTGCTCCAGGAGGCCAAGGCGCTGATCCGGGAGTACCTGCACCGCCAGGTCGACGGTTCGGACGCCGACCGGTCCGCCACCGCGACGCCGGCCGAGGTGACACAGCCCGCCTGA
- a CDS encoding amino acid deaminase/aldolase: MAIESDKLRDRLDRATAHLDPPYAVVDLTAFDTNAAALAERSAGKPIRLASKSVRSRDLINRALARPGWRGVMAFTVPEAIWLVRSGVSDDVLVAYPSADRAAIAELGADPALAAAITLMIDGTGQLDLVDSVRAPGQRCELRLCLDLDASWRPVRGVHVGVRRSPVHSARAAGALAAAIAGRPGFRLVGLMSYEAQIAGLGDAPPGRTLLAGAIRLAQRGSYRELLARRGAAVAAVREHADLEFVNGGGTGSVAATSADPAVTEVTAGSGLYGPTLFDAYRAWRPTPAAFFACAVVRRPTPDLVTVLGGGWIASGPAADSRLPRPWLPAGLKLVGTEGAGEVQTPLSGAAATTLRVGDRVWFRHAKAGELCERVNELHLVEGDVVVATVPTYRGEGQAFL, translated from the coding sequence GTGGCCATCGAAAGCGACAAACTTCGCGACCGGCTCGACCGGGCGACAGCGCACCTCGACCCGCCGTACGCCGTGGTCGACCTCACCGCCTTCGACACCAACGCGGCCGCCCTGGCCGAGCGGTCCGCCGGGAAGCCGATCCGCCTGGCCAGCAAGTCGGTGCGCAGCCGGGATCTGATCAACCGGGCGCTCGCCCGGCCCGGCTGGCGGGGCGTGATGGCGTTCACAGTTCCCGAGGCGATCTGGCTGGTCCGCTCCGGCGTGAGCGACGACGTGCTGGTCGCGTACCCGAGCGCGGACCGGGCCGCCATCGCCGAACTCGGCGCCGACCCCGCGCTCGCCGCCGCGATCACCCTGATGATCGACGGCACCGGCCAACTCGATCTCGTGGACTCCGTGCGCGCTCCCGGTCAGCGCTGTGAGCTGCGACTCTGCCTGGACCTGGACGCGTCCTGGCGGCCGGTACGCGGGGTGCACGTCGGCGTCCGCCGCTCGCCGGTGCACAGCGCGCGGGCCGCCGGCGCGCTCGCCGCCGCCATCGCCGGCCGGCCGGGCTTCCGGCTGGTCGGCCTGATGTCGTACGAGGCGCAGATCGCCGGCCTGGGCGACGCGCCGCCGGGGCGGACGCTGCTGGCCGGCGCGATCAGGTTGGCCCAGCGCGGGTCGTACCGCGAGTTGCTGGCCCGCCGTGGTGCGGCGGTCGCCGCGGTACGCGAGCACGCCGACCTGGAGTTCGTCAACGGCGGCGGCACCGGCAGCGTGGCCGCGACCAGCGCCGATCCCGCGGTCACCGAGGTCACCGCGGGATCGGGCCTGTACGGGCCGACGCTGTTCGACGCGTACCGCGCCTGGCGGCCCACCCCGGCGGCGTTCTTCGCCTGCGCGGTGGTCCGCCGGCCGACGCCGGACCTGGTCACGGTGCTCGGCGGCGGCTGGATCGCCTCCGGCCCGGCTGCCGACAGCCGGCTGCCCCGACCGTGGCTACCGGCCGGGCTGAAGCTGGTCGGCACCGAGGGGGCCGGCGAGGTGCAGACCCCGCTGTCCGGTGCGGCGGCGACCACCCTGCGCGTCGGCGACCGGGTGTGGTTCCGCCACGCGAAGGCTGGTGAGCTGTGCGAGCGGGTCAACGAGTTGCACCTGGTCGAGGGGGACGTGGTGGTGGCGACGGTGCCCACCTACCGCGGCGAGGGGCAGGCCTTCCTCTGA
- the tmk gene encoding dTMP kinase produces the protein MLRIQPFRRLWIVLAAASFGDWFGLLATSVFAASQVQGSTAQGAAFGGVIAIRLLPALVLGPVAGVLADRFDRRWTMVICDLLRFVLFASIPMVALAGASGAMVVLWATVATFLIESITLIWIPAKEAAVPNLIPRARLEAANQLTLITTYGLTPVLAAAVSAGLDRSVRGITGGDFPNWAEPAQLALWFNALSRLATALVVAFGIKEISQGQTAEAGRHEQSMLRQFKEGWQFIGQTPLVRGLVLGILGAFAGGGIVIGTAKFFASSLGAGDAAFSLLFGAIFVGLALGIGLGPMIVKEMSRRRWFGMSIVLASAAVMTLAFAIHLSMAIVGAVLVGAGAGMAFLAGTTLLGGEIRDEVRGRVFAVVQIGTRLVLILAIALSSLLAGVGGSRKLVIADLGVSISSTRLLLLAAGAAGIFAGISAFGQMDDKKGVPVLADLWGSIRGRPLMPSEPFVSAGLFVVFEGGEGAGKSTQLAALAERLRGHGRDVVVTREPGATGVGRRIRSLVLDTSGDEAPSPRAEALLYAADRAHHVATVVRPALARGGVVISDRYVDSSLAYQGAGRTLPVDEVSWLSSWATGGLKPDLVVLLDVEPRTGLSRVASRNAGTDRLEAESVTFHERVRYAFLDLAAADPKRYLVLDASRPADEITGQVVRRVEELLGSPGGIVHPRPAQGPDTSVQPELSDAELVTMEHKT, from the coding sequence GTGCTGCGCATCCAGCCGTTCCGCCGGCTCTGGATCGTGCTCGCCGCGGCCTCCTTCGGCGACTGGTTCGGCCTGCTGGCCACCTCGGTCTTCGCCGCCTCGCAGGTCCAGGGCAGCACCGCCCAGGGCGCGGCCTTCGGCGGCGTGATCGCGATCCGCCTGCTCCCCGCGCTGGTGCTCGGGCCGGTCGCCGGCGTGCTCGCCGACCGGTTCGACCGGCGCTGGACGATGGTCATCTGCGACCTGCTCCGGTTCGTGCTCTTCGCCTCCATCCCGATGGTGGCGTTGGCCGGCGCGAGCGGCGCGATGGTGGTGCTCTGGGCGACGGTCGCCACCTTCCTGATCGAGTCGATCACGCTGATCTGGATCCCGGCCAAGGAGGCCGCGGTTCCCAACCTGATCCCGCGCGCCCGGCTGGAGGCGGCCAACCAGCTCACGCTGATCACCACGTACGGGCTGACCCCGGTGCTCGCCGCGGCCGTCAGCGCCGGCCTGGACCGCAGCGTCCGGGGCATCACCGGCGGCGACTTCCCGAACTGGGCCGAGCCGGCCCAGTTGGCCCTCTGGTTCAACGCCCTGTCCCGGCTGGCCACCGCGCTCGTCGTCGCGTTCGGCATCAAGGAGATCAGCCAGGGGCAGACCGCCGAGGCTGGCCGGCACGAGCAGAGCATGCTGCGCCAGTTCAAGGAGGGCTGGCAGTTCATCGGGCAGACGCCGCTGGTGCGCGGCCTGGTGCTCGGCATCCTCGGCGCGTTCGCCGGGGGCGGCATCGTCATCGGCACCGCGAAGTTCTTCGCCAGCTCGCTGGGCGCCGGTGACGCCGCGTTCTCACTGCTCTTCGGCGCCATCTTCGTCGGCCTGGCGCTCGGCATCGGGCTCGGCCCGATGATCGTGAAGGAGATGTCCCGACGCCGCTGGTTCGGCATGAGCATCGTGCTGGCCAGCGCCGCCGTGATGACCCTCGCCTTCGCCATCCACCTCTCCATGGCGATCGTCGGCGCGGTGCTGGTCGGTGCCGGCGCCGGCATGGCCTTCCTGGCCGGCACCACACTGCTCGGCGGCGAGATCAGGGACGAGGTCCGCGGCCGGGTCTTCGCCGTCGTGCAGATCGGCACCCGGCTGGTGCTGATCCTGGCCATCGCGCTGAGCAGCCTGCTCGCCGGTGTCGGCGGCTCCCGCAAGCTGGTGATCGCCGACCTGGGCGTGTCCATCTCCTCGACCCGGTTGCTGCTGCTCGCCGCCGGCGCCGCCGGCATCTTCGCCGGGATCAGCGCGTTCGGCCAGATGGACGACAAGAAGGGCGTCCCCGTCCTCGCCGACCTCTGGGGTTCGATCCGGGGTCGTCCGCTGATGCCCTCCGAGCCGTTCGTCTCCGCCGGGTTGTTCGTGGTCTTCGAGGGTGGCGAGGGCGCCGGCAAGTCCACCCAGTTGGCCGCGCTCGCCGAGCGGCTGCGCGGGCACGGGCGTGACGTGGTGGTCACCCGCGAGCCGGGCGCCACCGGGGTCGGCCGGCGCATCCGGTCGCTGGTGCTGGACACCTCCGGTGACGAGGCTCCGTCTCCCCGGGCCGAGGCGCTGCTCTACGCCGCCGACCGGGCGCACCACGTGGCCACCGTGGTCCGGCCCGCGCTGGCCCGGGGCGGTGTGGTGATCAGCGACCGGTACGTCGACTCGTCGCTCGCCTACCAGGGCGCGGGCCGGACACTGCCGGTGGACGAGGTCTCCTGGCTCTCGTCCTGGGCCACCGGTGGGCTCAAGCCCGACCTGGTGGTGCTGCTGGACGTCGAGCCGCGTACCGGCCTGTCCCGGGTGGCCTCGCGCAACGCCGGCACCGACCGGCTGGAGGCCGAGTCGGTCACCTTCCACGAGCGCGTCCGGTACGCCTTCCTCGACCTCGCCGCCGCCGACCCGAAGCGCTACCTCGTGCTGGACGCCTCCCGGCCGGCCGACGAGATCACCGGGCAGGTGGTCCGGCGGGTCGAGGAGCTGCTGGGCAGCCCGGGTGGCATCGTGCACCCCCGGCCGGCGCAGGGCCCGGACACCTCGGTACAGCCCGAGTTATCCGACGCGGAGCTGGTGACGATGGAGCACAAGACCTGA
- a CDS encoding DNA polymerase III subunit delta' — MPDVFADLVGQDEAVAELRRAAAAAAAVLRASDRASALVAAGATDAASADAAPGGVDPAAGMTHAWIFTGPPGSGRSVAARAFAAALQCVHGTGCGECQGCRTTMGGTHADVRLVVPEGLSIGVNEMRALVLRAASTPSGGRWQVVVIEDADRLTEAAGNALLKAIEEPPPRTVFLLCAPSTHPDDISVTIRSRCRVVPLRQPPAGAVAEVLVRRDGIAPDVAQWAAAAAQGHVGRARRLARDPEARKRREAVLAVPRRLTGVGAAFDAASALIEAAEAEAEASVVEADAAERAALETALGAGGTGRGAAGAFRGAAGQLKELEKRQKSRATRAQRDALDRALVDLAGFYRDALTMALRAPVAPVHTDTAALAGAGAQKWDAEGALRRLEAVLACRAAIEANVKPRIAVEAMMLALWKG; from the coding sequence ATGCCCGACGTCTTCGCCGACCTGGTCGGCCAGGACGAGGCGGTGGCAGAGCTGCGTCGGGCGGCCGCCGCGGCGGCGGCCGTGCTGCGCGCGAGCGACCGGGCGTCCGCGCTGGTCGCCGCCGGTGCGACCGACGCCGCGTCCGCCGACGCCGCGCCCGGCGGGGTGGACCCGGCCGCCGGGATGACGCACGCGTGGATCTTCACCGGGCCGCCCGGCTCCGGTCGTTCGGTCGCCGCCCGCGCGTTCGCCGCCGCCCTCCAGTGCGTGCACGGCACCGGCTGCGGCGAGTGCCAGGGCTGCCGCACCACGATGGGTGGCACCCACGCCGACGTCCGGCTGGTGGTGCCGGAAGGGCTCTCCATCGGCGTCAACGAGATGCGCGCCCTGGTGCTCCGCGCGGCCAGCACCCCGTCCGGCGGGCGCTGGCAGGTGGTGGTCATCGAGGACGCCGACCGGCTCACCGAGGCCGCCGGCAACGCGCTGCTCAAGGCCATCGAGGAGCCTCCGCCGCGTACTGTCTTCCTGCTCTGCGCCCCGTCCACCCACCCGGACGACATCTCGGTGACCATCCGGTCGCGCTGTCGGGTCGTACCCCTGCGGCAGCCACCGGCCGGGGCGGTGGCCGAGGTGCTGGTCCGCCGGGACGGCATCGCGCCCGACGTGGCGCAGTGGGCGGCGGCGGCCGCGCAGGGTCACGTGGGCCGGGCCCGGCGGCTGGCGCGCGACCCGGAGGCCCGGAAGCGGCGTGAGGCGGTGCTGGCGGTGCCGCGTCGGTTGACCGGGGTGGGGGCGGCGTTCGACGCGGCGTCCGCGTTGATCGAGGCGGCCGAGGCGGAGGCCGAGGCGTCGGTCGTCGAGGCCGACGCGGCCGAGCGGGCGGCGCTGGAGACCGCGCTGGGCGCGGGCGGCACCGGCCGGGGTGCCGCCGGCGCGTTCCGGGGTGCCGCCGGTCAGCTCAAGGAGCTGGAAAAGCGGCAGAAATCCCGGGCCACCCGGGCCCAGCGGGACGCGCTGGACCGCGCGCTCGTCGACCTGGCCGGCTTCTACCGGGACGCGCTGACGATGGCGCTGCGCGCGCCGGTCGCCCCGGTGCACACCGACACCGCCGCCCTGGCCGGCGCCGGCGCGCAGAAGTGGGACGCCGAGGGGGCGCTGCGCCGGTTGGAGGCCGTGCTCGCCTGCCGCGCGGCGATCGAGGCGAACGTCAAGCCGCGGATCGCCGTCGAGGCGATGATGCTCGCCCTCTGGAAGGGCTGA
- a CDS encoding YbaB/EbfC family nucleoid-associated protein yields MPRGEIDEAWIEEAVRRYRRIESLQAEFDQAVSTVEVTVRSPDGLVEVVVTAGGRITDVRFLGPLHTRSPRDVAGSVQAAVTAAADAAEWAREKLHNETFAAYRPLAGA; encoded by the coding sequence ATGCCGCGGGGGGAGATCGACGAAGCCTGGATCGAGGAGGCGGTGCGGCGCTACCGCCGGATCGAGTCGCTCCAGGCCGAGTTCGACCAGGCGGTGTCGACCGTCGAGGTGACCGTCCGGTCACCGGACGGCCTGGTCGAGGTCGTGGTCACCGCCGGTGGGCGGATCACCGACGTCCGGTTCCTCGGGCCGCTGCACACCCGCAGCCCGCGCGACGTGGCCGGGTCCGTGCAGGCGGCGGTCACCGCCGCGGCCGACGCCGCGGAGTGGGCGCGGGAGAAGCTGCACAACGAGACGTTCGCCGCCTACCGACCGCTCGCGGGAGCCTGA
- the ricT gene encoding regulatory iron-sulfur-containing complex subunit RicT: protein MGMLCAVSFNRYGRLYYFDPGELRPQVGDRVLVPTDDGPEVAECVWAAQWVTEETDGFPRLLGLAGDDDLRRDEALRRRKAEAKVAAKRLIRSHGLPMKVVAVDHVLGSAESGGERSTVYFTAPHRVDFRSLVRDLGATLHCRVELRQLSARDSARVQGGIGSCGRDLCCATFLTDFEPVTIRMAKDQDLPLNPLRISGACGRLMCCLKYEHPLYSGSSDYPVSGQRVETPEGTAKVVSRHPPSETVTVRQIADGSTKRCALSDVCGSRQAYESR, encoded by the coding sequence ATGGGCATGCTCTGCGCGGTCAGCTTCAACCGGTACGGGCGCCTCTACTACTTCGACCCGGGCGAGTTGCGCCCGCAGGTGGGCGACCGGGTGCTGGTGCCCACCGACGACGGACCCGAGGTGGCGGAGTGTGTCTGGGCCGCCCAGTGGGTGACCGAGGAGACTGACGGTTTTCCCCGGCTGCTGGGGTTGGCCGGCGACGACGACCTGCGCCGGGACGAGGCGCTGCGGCGGCGCAAGGCGGAGGCGAAGGTGGCCGCGAAGCGGCTGATCCGCTCGCACGGCCTGCCGATGAAGGTGGTTGCCGTCGATCATGTGCTGGGCTCCGCCGAGAGCGGTGGCGAGCGCAGCACCGTGTACTTCACCGCCCCGCACCGGGTGGACTTCCGTTCGCTGGTCCGCGACCTGGGTGCGACCCTGCACTGTCGGGTCGAGCTGCGGCAACTGTCCGCCCGGGACTCGGCCCGGGTGCAGGGCGGCATCGGCTCCTGTGGTCGCGACCTGTGCTGCGCCACGTTCCTCACCGACTTCGAGCCGGTGACCATCCGGATGGCGAAGGACCAGGACCTGCCGCTGAACCCGCTGCGCATCTCGGGCGCGTGCGGCAGGTTGATGTGTTGCCTGAAGTACGAGCATCCGCTCTATTCGGGAAGCAGCGACTACCCGGTGTCCGGCCAGCGGGTGGAGACGCCGGAGGGGACAGCCAAGGTGGTGTCCCGTCATCCCCCGAGCGAGACGGTCACGGTCCGGCAGATCGCCGACGGTTCCACGAAGCGCTGTGCGCTCTCCGATGTCTGCGGGTCGCGCCAGGCGTACGAGAGCCGTTAA
- a CDS encoding CPBP family intramembrane glutamic endopeptidase — MENTLTRTVATKPTTRPNRLVELLLAERHSLPLSIALHLVPGVLIVAAYLLLAEPFVSTINYPVFLAWAIALVIVLTPLLFGLLWLGRERTGRYTLRGVTAYRDRPIGRGKIIAIVAGLIAWMTVVSLALVPLDNLVFDTFFTWVPFEGAGGSATTYIDGYSHAQLVVTMLICLPLTGFTLPLIEEYYFRGFLLPRISHLRWGAPVLNTVLFSVYHFWAPWTALSKIVFLFPAVWLVWRKHDLRISIGMHPGTCLLMATVGTIAIILGVTP; from the coding sequence ATGGAGAACACCCTGACCCGCACAGTCGCCACGAAGCCCACCACCCGACCGAACCGCCTTGTCGAACTACTGCTCGCCGAGCGGCACTCACTGCCGCTGTCGATCGCACTGCACCTCGTGCCCGGCGTCCTGATCGTCGCCGCCTACCTGCTCCTCGCCGAGCCGTTCGTCAGCACGATCAACTATCCGGTCTTCCTCGCCTGGGCGATCGCCCTGGTCATCGTGCTGACCCCGCTCCTTTTCGGCCTGTTGTGGTTGGGCCGCGAACGCACCGGTCGCTACACGTTGCGTGGGGTGACGGCCTACCGGGACAGGCCCATCGGACGCGGAAAGATAATCGCCATCGTCGCTGGCCTCATCGCGTGGATGACGGTTGTCTCACTCGCGCTCGTCCCGCTGGACAATCTCGTCTTCGACACCTTCTTCACCTGGGTCCCCTTCGAGGGCGCGGGCGGCAGCGCCACCACCTACATCGACGGGTACTCCCACGCGCAGTTGGTCGTCACGATGCTGATCTGCCTGCCGCTGACCGGCTTCACCCTCCCCCTCATCGAGGAGTACTACTTCCGGGGGTTCCTGCTGCCCCGCATCTCCCACCTGCGGTGGGGAGCACCGGTGCTCAACACGGTCCTGTTCTCGGTGTACCACTTCTGGGCGCCCTGGACGGCGCTGTCGAAGATCGTCTTCCTGTTCCCGGCGGTCTGGCTCGTCTGGCGCAAGCACGACCTCCGGATCTCGATCGGCATGCATCCCGGCACCTGCCTGCTCATGGCCACCGTCGGCACCATCGCCATCATCCTCGGCGTCACGCCGTAG
- a CDS encoding metallophosphoesterase, whose protein sequence is MSDEPDHPDRPDEADERPDPGPVGARAARRPRSTDPLELGFTPRKPVPWLAPFLLISTGIRTLLAALFGAYLDKRELQNAFGDGVFRQVGPDGGLWLDYVADLGDGFNATYSVAYLLAQPELTVDGHRLPRAQTLVMGGDQVYPSAAYASYEDRCKGPYQAALPVTPPEKPTLFAVPGNHDWYDGLTAFLRLFVRSRDRNFAGWGTGQSRSYFAVELPAGWWFLGVDDQSGSYLDDPQLAYFDEVARRLGPDAKVIIAAPAPTWVKAADDPTAYDSIDYFIRTIIDPTGAQVRLLLSGDLHHYARYSGPNRQLITCGGGGAYLYPTHKLPERLEVPPRDTFARRASTTQPYDLVARYPDVARSRRYGWGIFTRLPFRNPGFTSLLGLLHTLLMLAMAGATANWADSTNQRLFTVPLVLMVLVTVLAAVLFARPPSASGKRHVRHWLLGVGHGVAHVALAAAGTWVWLALPFYYWPWPLPAAAAVVLYGPVIGLVASQLVAAYLLVAGWFGVNVNELFAGQGIEDSKSFLRLRIDPDGTLTIYPVAVDRVSRDWQVNPDQSPTASWLTPEDRLIPRLSEPPVTLPPTPPPHPPPPAPLS, encoded by the coding sequence GTGAGCGACGAACCGGACCATCCCGACCGCCCGGACGAGGCCGACGAACGCCCTGACCCTGGGCCCGTCGGTGCACGGGCCGCCCGCCGGCCGCGTAGCACCGACCCGCTGGAGTTGGGCTTCACGCCACGCAAGCCGGTGCCGTGGCTGGCGCCGTTCCTGCTGATCAGCACCGGCATCCGGACGCTGCTGGCGGCGCTCTTCGGGGCGTACCTCGACAAACGGGAGCTGCAGAACGCGTTCGGCGACGGCGTCTTCCGCCAGGTCGGGCCGGACGGCGGGTTGTGGCTCGACTACGTGGCCGACCTCGGTGACGGCTTCAACGCCACGTACTCGGTCGCGTACCTGCTGGCGCAGCCGGAACTGACAGTGGACGGGCACCGGTTGCCCCGGGCGCAGACCCTGGTGATGGGCGGCGACCAGGTGTATCCGTCGGCGGCCTACGCGTCGTACGAGGACCGGTGCAAGGGCCCCTACCAGGCTGCGCTACCGGTGACGCCGCCCGAGAAGCCGACGCTCTTCGCGGTGCCGGGCAACCACGACTGGTACGACGGACTCACCGCGTTCCTGCGGCTGTTCGTGCGGTCCCGGGACCGGAACTTCGCCGGCTGGGGCACCGGGCAGTCCCGGTCGTACTTCGCCGTGGAGCTGCCGGCGGGCTGGTGGTTCCTGGGCGTCGACGACCAGTCCGGCTCGTACCTTGACGACCCGCAGCTGGCCTACTTCGACGAGGTGGCCCGACGGCTCGGACCGGACGCCAAGGTGATCATCGCGGCGCCGGCGCCGACCTGGGTCAAGGCTGCCGACGACCCCACGGCGTACGACTCGATCGACTACTTCATCCGGACGATCATCGACCCGACCGGCGCCCAGGTACGCCTGCTGCTCTCCGGCGACCTGCACCACTACGCCCGCTACTCCGGGCCGAACCGCCAGTTGATCACCTGCGGCGGCGGCGGGGCGTACCTCTACCCCACGCACAAGCTGCCGGAACGGCTCGAGGTGCCACCACGGGACACGTTCGCCCGGCGGGCCAGCACCACCCAGCCGTACGACCTGGTGGCCCGCTACCCGGACGTGGCCCGGTCCCGCCGCTACGGCTGGGGGATCTTCACCCGGCTGCCGTTCCGCAACCCCGGTTTCACCTCGCTGCTCGGGCTCCTGCACACCCTGCTGATGCTGGCCATGGCCGGGGCTACGGCGAACTGGGCGGACAGCACCAACCAGCGCCTGTTCACCGTCCCGCTGGTGTTGATGGTGCTCGTGACGGTACTGGCGGCGGTCCTCTTCGCCCGGCCGCCCAGCGCGAGCGGCAAGCGGCACGTACGGCACTGGCTCCTCGGCGTCGGCCACGGCGTGGCGCACGTGGCGCTGGCGGCTGCCGGCACCTGGGTGTGGTTGGCGCTGCCCTTCTACTACTGGCCGTGGCCGCTGCCGGCGGCCGCCGCCGTGGTGCTCTACGGCCCGGTGATCGGCCTGGTCGCCAGCCAACTGGTGGCGGCGTACCTGCTGGTGGCCGGCTGGTTCGGGGTGAACGTCAACGAACTCTTCGCCGGCCAGGGCATCGAGGACTCCAAGTCGTTCCTCCGGCTGCGCATCGACCCGGACGGGACGCTGACCATCTATCCGGTGGCGGTGGATCGCGTCTCGCGCGACTGGCAGGTGAACCCGGACCAGTCCCCCACCGCAAGCTGGTTGACCCCCGAGGACCGCCTAATCCCCCGCCTCTCCGAACCCCCAGTAACCCTCCCACCCACCCCCCCACCCCACCCCCCACCCCCCGCCCCTCTGAGTTGA
- a CDS encoding LPXTG cell wall anchor domain-containing protein, translating to MRWKFPAGALIALALFIPAAPAAAQAAAPGLDAACQTVERKVYTDIRELVTIDLDTASTTELRVLTSQILHRANVESLPVLPDVIQKELDGTPEELREFLKSDMEKAWAVALRVSVVRTLTDAGPHVEEAAQKVLGTSSVDTYLAYLNNGLYEARALDCKSQPTPTPSATATATPSATPTVAPTATPSASLGAAGGNGGGLPVTGANTLTVAGIGAALLLLGGVGYVIGRRRRSRFVA from the coding sequence ATGCGATGGAAGTTTCCGGCCGGCGCCCTCATAGCGTTGGCGCTCTTCATTCCGGCGGCACCAGCGGCGGCGCAAGCCGCGGCGCCCGGCCTGGACGCGGCCTGCCAGACCGTCGAGCGCAAGGTCTATACGGATATCCGCGAACTCGTCACCATTGACCTGGACACCGCCAGCACCACCGAGCTGCGGGTGCTGACCTCGCAGATCCTGCACAGGGCGAACGTGGAATCGTTGCCCGTGTTGCCTGACGTGATCCAGAAAGAGCTGGACGGCACCCCCGAGGAACTGCGTGAATTCCTCAAGTCGGACATGGAGAAAGCCTGGGCGGTGGCGCTGCGGGTCTCGGTGGTCCGCACGTTGACCGACGCCGGGCCGCACGTCGAGGAAGCCGCACAGAAGGTGCTCGGCACCTCGTCCGTCGACACCTACCTGGCCTACCTGAACAACGGCCTGTACGAGGCACGTGCGCTCGACTGCAAGTCCCAGCCGACGCCGACGCCGAGCGCGACGGCCACCGCGACGCCGAGCGCCACGCCGACGGTCGCTCCGACCGCCACGCCCTCCGCCAGCTTGGGCGCTGCCGGCGGCAACGGCGGCGGACTGCCGGTGACCGGTGCCAACACCCTGACAGTGGCCGGCATCGGTGCCGCCCTTCTGCTCCTCGGCGGGGTGGGTTACGTGATCGGACGCCGACGCCGGTCCCGCTTCGTGGCATAG
- a CDS encoding SGNH/GDSL hydrolase family protein, which yields MKPGSGLVGVVAVVLVAVGLSVPSDTPVAAQTTAVACPTPGRPKTKILTVGDSITSGATMTESVTAGYRKELGWLLDQSCVPHEFVVAAVGGVTCNYWSSRMADLVTTHRPDLILINCGTNNNLSNATSAQITAFERTYRALFDTALDLDPDVVMYPSWVQYSSGHGTYGCTTPPGPSPAWLPASEAVVNDAIYRSMSVIDEYGDRVPTWIDYQSIPESYLDQCGVHPTPGGYDVMGRLAYNTIAPRLGVPQVELPCGLVGRRPGKAVGEWTPCDRMNLN from the coding sequence ATGAAACCCGGTTCCGGGCTGGTGGGTGTCGTCGCGGTCGTCCTCGTGGCAGTCGGCCTGTCCGTCCCTTCGGACACACCGGTCGCCGCCCAGACCACGGCGGTCGCCTGTCCCACGCCCGGTCGGCCGAAGACGAAGATTCTGACCGTCGGCGATTCGATCACCAGCGGCGCGACGATGACCGAGTCGGTGACCGCCGGATACCGCAAGGAGTTGGGGTGGCTGCTCGACCAATCCTGCGTACCGCACGAGTTCGTCGTCGCGGCGGTCGGAGGGGTGACCTGCAACTACTGGTCGTCGCGGATGGCCGACCTGGTCACCACGCACCGGCCCGACCTGATCCTGATCAACTGTGGGACCAACAACAACCTGTCGAACGCCACCTCGGCGCAGATCACCGCCTTCGAGCGCACCTACCGCGCGCTCTTCGACACGGCGCTGGACCTGGACCCGGACGTCGTGATGTATCCGTCCTGGGTGCAGTACAGCTCCGGGCACGGCACCTACGGCTGCACGACCCCACCGGGACCGAGCCCGGCTTGGCTCCCGGCCAGCGAAGCCGTGGTCAATGACGCGATCTATCGCAGCATGTCGGTGATCGACGAGTACGGCGACCGGGTGCCGACCTGGATCGACTACCAGTCCATTCCGGAGAGCTATCTGGACCAGTGCGGCGTGCACCCCACGCCCGGTGGTTACGACGTGATGGGTCGGCTGGCCTACAACACCATCGCCCCCCGGCTGGGTGTGCCGCAGGTCGAGCTGCCGTGCGGGCTGGTGGGTCGTCGACCGGGCAAGGCGGTCGGTGAGTGGACCCCCTGCGACCGGATGAATCTCAACTGA